One region of Chlorobiota bacterium genomic DNA includes:
- a CDS encoding TlpA family protein disulfide reductase — MKIVRSLLLSSALLVIGTAWAAAQSLSTFGNMLSTPTGEQKSVAQIGAGKVTIVSFWATWCKPCKAEMAAVAPKYDELKAKGVEYIAVSIDNTKTMAKVAPYLASKGYQFPVLLDPNSEVFRAANGTDVPYTLVFKSDGTLHAKHNGFLEGDEDKLVEEAIALTKPE, encoded by the coding sequence ATGAAAATCGTTCGTAGCCTTCTTCTAAGCAGCGCGCTTCTCGTTATCGGAACCGCCTGGGCCGCGGCCCAATCGCTTTCCACCTTCGGCAATATGCTCAGCACGCCAACGGGGGAACAGAAATCGGTGGCCCAGATTGGTGCCGGGAAAGTTACTATCGTCAGCTTCTGGGCAACGTGGTGCAAGCCGTGCAAAGCCGAAATGGCCGCCGTTGCCCCCAAGTACGATGAGCTGAAAGCCAAAGGGGTGGAGTATATCGCCGTCTCGATTGACAACACCAAGACGATGGCAAAAGTGGCTCCCTATCTTGCCTCCAAAGGATACCAATTCCCGGTGTTGCTGGACCCGAACAGCGAGGTCTTCCGCGCCGCCAACGGGACTGATGTCCCCTACACGCTGGTGTTCAAAAGCGACGGGACTTTGCACGCCAAACACAACGGCTTCCTTGAGGGGGATGAGGACAAATTGGTTGAGGAAGCAATCGCGCTGACCAAGCCAGAATAA
- a CDS encoding insulinase family protein, with protein sequence MISNINVTHRTEPLDRSRPPEPGRASRAGFPSFALLHLRNGVPLYIVENHGQAYASLQLVLRSGSRNDGSLPGLATFTSELLLSGAGQRTMQQIADDVDYLGAVLDAGAGRDEITVRLGVLTRFLPQALEIMADVVLRPTFPSDELNRERRQSIASLKQSQSDPNYLAAIQFRRELFRGNPYGTEVEGTEESLKSIRREDCVRFHQQHFTPGNAFFVAAGDVNPDALLAMLNEKFGDWEGAAPEEGEFPEPTPAATPRTVIIHRAGSVQSALQVGALAINRNHPEYIPLAIVNTLLGGYFNSRINHNLREVNGFTYGARSAVDAPLHMGTISISTSVRTEVTAPALREIFKELKQIATQPVTEEELAMVKNYVIGSQALQIETPGQVASFVKAVALYGLSATYFDSFPDEVRLLDAEQLLQVAARFLQPERMTIIITGDATAIQDELKEFGPVEVVDEKGNPCVPVTEG encoded by the coding sequence ATGATCTCGAACATCAACGTGACACACCGCACCGAACCGCTTGACCGCTCCCGCCCGCCGGAGCCTGGGCGCGCAAGCCGCGCCGGATTCCCATCGTTTGCCCTGTTGCATCTGCGCAATGGCGTGCCGCTGTACATCGTGGAAAACCACGGGCAGGCCTATGCCAGCCTACAGCTGGTGCTGCGAAGCGGCTCACGAAACGATGGCAGCCTTCCCGGGCTTGCCACGTTTACCAGCGAGCTTCTGCTAAGCGGTGCCGGCCAGCGCACCATGCAGCAGATTGCCGACGATGTTGACTATCTGGGCGCGGTGTTGGATGCCGGAGCCGGGCGCGATGAGATCACGGTGCGGCTTGGGGTGCTTACCCGATTCCTTCCGCAGGCGTTGGAGATCATGGCCGATGTGGTGCTGCGCCCAACCTTCCCCAGCGATGAGCTGAACCGCGAACGCCGCCAGTCCATCGCCTCGCTGAAGCAAAGCCAGTCGGACCCGAACTACTTGGCCGCAATCCAATTCCGCCGCGAACTTTTTCGCGGGAACCCATATGGGACCGAGGTTGAGGGGACCGAGGAATCGCTGAAGAGCATCCGCCGCGAGGATTGCGTGCGGTTCCACCAGCAGCATTTCACCCCGGGCAACGCCTTCTTTGTGGCCGCCGGCGATGTGAACCCCGATGCGCTGCTGGCGATGCTGAACGAGAAATTTGGAGATTGGGAGGGGGCCGCGCCGGAGGAGGGGGAGTTCCCCGAACCCACGCCCGCGGCAACGCCACGAACGGTGATTATTCACCGCGCTGGCTCGGTGCAATCGGCGTTGCAGGTTGGCGCGTTGGCAATCAACCGCAACCACCCTGAGTACATCCCGCTGGCAATTGTGAACACCCTGCTTGGCGGATATTTCAACAGCCGCATCAACCACAACCTGCGCGAGGTGAACGGCTTCACGTATGGCGCGCGGTCGGCGGTGGATGCGCCGCTTCACATGGGGACGATTTCCATTTCCACATCGGTCCGCACCGAGGTGACGGCCCCGGCCCTGCGGGAGATTTTCAAGGAGCTGAAGCAGATTGCCACCCAGCCTGTCACCGAAGAAGAGTTGGCGATGGTGAAAAACTACGTGATTGGCTCGCAAGCATTGCAGATCGAGACGCCGGGGCAAGTTGCCAGCTTTGTGAAAGCCGTGGCCCTGTACGGATTGTCCGCAACCTACTTCGACAGCTTCCCCGACGAGGTTCGTTTGTTGGATGCCGAGCAGTTGTTGCAGGTGGCCGCCCGATTCCTGCAGCCGGAGCGGATGACCATCATCATCACCGGCGATGCCACGGCAATCCAAGATGAGTTGAAGGAGTTCGGCCCGGTGGAAGTGGTGGATGAAAAAGGAAACCCGTGCGTGCCGGTAACGGAGGGATAG
- a CDS encoding insulinase family protein, which translates to MIATANELFTELQLENGLRVILHEDHTTPIVTINVLYHVGSKNEQLGRTGFAHLFEHLMFEGSRNIPRGAYDTWCTSVGGDNNAFTSSDVTSYYISLPSSHLALGLWLESDRMAEFAIEETSLRTQQSVIAEEKRQTIDETPYGSAQVVLHEISFRAPHPYSWDTIGSMEDVAAATMHDVREFYQRFYVPANAVLVVAGDFNPDDALPLVEGYFSTIPSGIHAQLPEADPALRCYGGYRLLNDRAIAHHAAFLAWHVPSLRHADNPACDLLTGILGDGESCRLFRTLEYEMEIASETGCYLDEGELGSLMVAYAVAQSNRIPPGSLTQALIAAVRDIAENGVTERELEKARNRKMTSITHSLQSVSNRAERLAMCAALLNDPALAFAEAELYDSVTADDIQRVAREYLCNAQPNVVEYRAVR; encoded by the coding sequence TTGATTGCAACAGCAAACGAATTATTCACTGAACTTCAGCTAGAGAACGGGCTGCGGGTGATTTTGCACGAGGACCACACCACGCCGATCGTCACCATCAATGTGCTGTATCATGTTGGCTCCAAAAATGAGCAGCTTGGGCGCACCGGGTTTGCCCACTTGTTCGAGCATCTGATGTTCGAGGGGTCGCGCAATATTCCGCGCGGTGCCTACGACACGTGGTGCACCTCGGTCGGCGGCGATAACAATGCCTTCACCTCCAGCGATGTCACCAGCTACTACATCTCCTTGCCAAGCAGCCACCTGGCGTTGGGGCTGTGGTTGGAGTCGGACCGGATGGCGGAGTTCGCCATTGAGGAGACTTCGCTCCGCACGCAGCAGTCGGTGATTGCCGAGGAGAAACGTCAGACGATTGACGAAACCCCCTACGGATCGGCCCAGGTGGTGCTGCACGAAATCTCCTTCCGTGCGCCCCATCCGTATAGTTGGGACACCATCGGGAGCATGGAGGATGTGGCCGCCGCAACCATGCACGATGTTCGGGAATTCTACCAGCGGTTTTACGTCCCCGCAAACGCCGTGTTGGTGGTGGCCGGGGATTTCAACCCCGATGACGCGCTGCCGTTGGTGGAGGGCTATTTCTCCACGATCCCTTCCGGCATCCACGCCCAGCTTCCCGAGGCGGACCCTGCGCTCCGCTGCTACGGCGGCTACCGTTTGCTGAACGACCGGGCCATTGCGCACCACGCTGCGTTTCTGGCGTGGCACGTGCCGTCGCTGCGCCACGCGGACAATCCCGCCTGCGACCTTCTAACCGGAATTCTTGGCGATGGCGAAAGCTGCCGGTTGTTCCGCACGCTGGAGTATGAGATGGAGATTGCCAGCGAAACCGGCTGCTACTTGGACGAAGGGGAGCTTGGCTCGCTGATGGTGGCCTATGCCGTTGCCCAAAGCAACCGCATCCCCCCTGGCAGCCTGACCCAAGCCTTGATTGCGGCGGTCCGCGACATCGCCGAAAATGGAGTGACGGAGCGGGAGCTGGAAAAAGCACGCAACCGGAAGATGACCTCCATCACCCATTCGCTGCAATCGGTTTCCAATCGGGCCGAGCGGCTGGCAATGTGCGCCGCGTTGCTGAACGACCCCGCGCTGGCGTTCGCCGAGGCGGAATTATACGATTCCGTCACCGCCGATGATATCCAACGGGTGGCAAGGGAGTATCTTTGCAACGCCCAGCCGAACGTTGTGGAGTATCGCGCCGTCCGGTGA
- a CDS encoding DUF1572 family protein has translation MANAQHFLDVIIADFRATKRLGERAMAQLRDDEMDWSPDGESNSIAIIVKHLSGNMISRWTDIFTTDGEKPDRNRDTEFEGAASSRAEVMEQWERGWGKLMETLESLRPEDLERTILIRGEGHTVVQAIIRQTSHYAYHVGQMVFLAKHLRSEGWQTLSVPKGKSEEFNRQMLASKKP, from the coding sequence ATGGCCAACGCGCAGCATTTCCTTGATGTCATCATCGCCGATTTCCGGGCAACCAAGCGGTTGGGCGAGCGGGCAATGGCGCAGCTTCGGGATGATGAGATGGATTGGTCCCCCGATGGTGAGTCCAACAGCATCGCGATTATCGTCAAGCATCTTTCCGGCAACATGATCTCCCGCTGGACCGACATCTTCACCACCGATGGCGAAAAGCCGGACCGCAACCGCGATACGGAGTTTGAAGGGGCAGCCAGCAGCCGTGCCGAGGTGATGGAGCAATGGGAACGGGGTTGGGGCAAGCTGATGGAGACGCTGGAATCGCTCCGGCCCGAGGACCTTGAGCGGACAATCCTGATTCGTGGCGAGGGGCATACCGTGGTGCAAGCCATCATCCGGCAGACCTCGCACTACGCCTACCACGTTGGGCAGATGGTGTTCCTTGCCAAGCACCTGCGAAGCGAAGGTTGGCAAACGCTTTCGGTTCCCAAAGGGAAGTCCGAAGAGTTCAACCGGCAGATGCTGGCATCCAAGAAGCCGTAA
- a CDS encoding insulinase family protein, with protein MLAKQSNKDFTNKKTSIVDQAVSTLPDITFDRYHLPNGLEVILHQRTATPIVHVLLWYHVGSKDEPADRTGFAHLFEHMMFQGSENVGKTEHFTWIQGIGGVTNASTSQDRTNYFQTVPREYLGLALWLEADRMRSLNVSEENFQNQLSVVKEERKQRYDNQPYGLLYLTMLEMVFQGSSYGWGPIGDMAHLDAAPLRTVQEFHQQFYVPNNAVLILAGDFEPEEARRLIAEQFGNIPAGAAIQRRFSPAPPLTQQVRRTITDQVPFPSVTIGFRAAPIGHPDQQALALLTNILSGGTSSRFQQSIVHDQQLALHAYALALPQERDGMLLIQARAMHGVSAEKLEAALWEELEKLRTDGCTQHELDAALNRTEASLVRGLGSAQSVADMLAQFHVFQQDPARVNRLLDEYRAVTVGDLQRVAQHYLSPSSAAVLHYLPEEWD; from the coding sequence ATGTTGGCCAAGCAATCGAACAAAGATTTCACGAACAAAAAAACTTCCATCGTGGACCAAGCAGTATCAACGCTTCCAGACATCACCTTCGACCGTTACCACTTGCCGAACGGGCTTGAGGTGATCTTGCACCAACGCACAGCAACGCCGATTGTGCACGTCTTGCTTTGGTATCACGTCGGGTCCAAGGATGAACCTGCCGACCGCACCGGCTTTGCGCACCTGTTCGAGCACATGATGTTCCAGGGGTCCGAGAATGTTGGCAAGACCGAACATTTCACCTGGATTCAGGGGATTGGCGGGGTGACAAACGCCAGCACCAGCCAGGACCGAACCAACTACTTCCAAACGGTCCCCCGCGAATATCTTGGCCTGGCACTGTGGCTGGAAGCGGACCGGATGCGCTCGCTGAATGTGTCGGAAGAAAATTTCCAAAACCAGCTTTCGGTGGTGAAGGAGGAGCGGAAGCAACGCTACGATAACCAACCCTACGGCCTGTTGTATCTGACGATGTTGGAGATGGTGTTCCAGGGGAGCAGCTACGGCTGGGGACCTATTGGCGACATGGCGCATTTGGATGCCGCACCGCTCCGGACCGTGCAGGAATTCCACCAACAATTCTACGTCCCCAACAACGCGGTGCTGATTCTTGCTGGCGATTTCGAGCCGGAGGAGGCGCGCCGTTTGATTGCCGAGCAGTTTGGCAACATCCCCGCCGGGGCGGCGATTCAGCGCCGGTTCAGCCCTGCGCCCCCGCTAACCCAGCAGGTTCGCCGCACCATCACCGACCAGGTCCCGTTCCCTTCGGTTACTATCGGGTTCCGCGCCGCCCCTATTGGCCACCCGGACCAACAAGCCCTGGCCTTGCTCACCAATATTTTGAGCGGGGGGACTTCAAGCCGCTTTCAACAATCCATCGTCCACGACCAGCAGCTGGCGTTGCACGCCTACGCCCTTGCGCTCCCGCAGGAACGTGATGGAATGCTCCTGATACAAGCCAGAGCAATGCACGGCGTTTCGGCGGAGAAGTTGGAAGCCGCCTTGTGGGAAGAGCTTGAAAAACTCCGCACCGACGGCTGCACCCAGCACGAACTTGACGCGGCGTTGAACCGGACCGAGGCTTCGCTGGTGCGCGGGTTGGGTTCGGCCCAAAGCGTTGCCGATATGTTGGCGCAGTTCCACGTTTTCCAGCAGGACCCGGCGCGCGTGAATCGCTTGCTGGATGAGTATCGCGCCGTCACGGTTGGGGACTTGCAGCGGGTTGCCCAGCACTACCTTTCGCCAAGCTCGGCGGCGGTGCTTCACTACTTGCCAGAGGAATGGGACTGA
- a CDS encoding peptidylprolyl isomerase, whose amino-acid sequence MNILLQLIALAATSAIIAAGAIPAAAQPIGDAATMLGGKNRTLVDGVAAVVGNEIILVSDVVQRARYMAQQSRGAMNPADPKVLKGILQETINEKLLLTRAREDSVVASEEEVNRALDYRLQQLIRQVGSESQLEKVYGMSMEQIRRESRELIRQQLLVQRVTETRFDGLKVSDHDLNEFYQKYRDSLPNVPEQVELQQIVLLDKPTDAAVARTIDLARAITDSVKAGGDFADFARRYSTDAYSAKDGGNVGWVKWGEFVSEYDSAAKALGINEYSGPVRSMYGIHVIQLLEKNDVDRKYRSRHILLKIEQSAAERDTLVARLKSYRARALAGENFGELARQFSQDDDTKALGGAIGLTVPDQLPNDLKKAIETMKEGEITEPLPVKLSPTEGGYHIVRFVRRVPAHAADPVQDRSVLEPLALKYKQGREMEKWIEELREEIYWDIKATEFQ is encoded by the coding sequence ATGAACATACTCTTGCAACTGATCGCGCTTGCGGCAACGTCCGCCATTATCGCCGCCGGGGCAATCCCCGCAGCGGCGCAACCCATTGGCGACGCGGCCACGATGCTTGGGGGGAAAAACCGGACGCTGGTGGATGGGGTGGCCGCGGTGGTCGGCAACGAGATTATCCTGGTTAGCGACGTTGTGCAGCGTGCCCGCTACATGGCCCAGCAAAGCCGTGGCGCGATGAACCCCGCCGACCCCAAAGTCCTGAAAGGAATTTTGCAGGAGACGATCAACGAAAAACTGCTGCTGACCCGCGCCCGCGAGGATAGCGTGGTGGCCAGCGAGGAAGAGGTCAACCGGGCGTTGGATTACCGCCTGCAGCAACTGATCCGCCAGGTCGGTTCGGAATCGCAGTTGGAGAAGGTGTACGGGATGTCCATGGAGCAAATCCGCCGCGAATCGCGCGAGCTGATCCGCCAGCAACTTCTGGTCCAGCGCGTCACCGAAACCCGATTCGACGGGCTGAAGGTAAGCGATCACGACCTGAACGAGTTCTACCAGAAATACCGCGACTCGCTCCCCAACGTGCCGGAGCAAGTGGAGCTTCAGCAGATTGTGCTGCTGGACAAACCCACCGACGCTGCCGTGGCCCGCACCATTGACCTTGCCCGCGCCATTACCGACTCGGTAAAAGCCGGGGGGGACTTTGCCGATTTCGCCCGCCGCTACTCCACCGATGCCTACTCGGCAAAGGATGGCGGGAACGTTGGATGGGTGAAATGGGGTGAGTTCGTTTCCGAATACGACAGCGCGGCAAAAGCCCTGGGGATCAACGAATACTCCGGCCCCGTGCGCTCGATGTACGGAATCCACGTGATCCAACTTCTGGAGAAAAACGACGTGGACCGGAAGTACCGTTCGCGCCATATCCTGCTGAAAATTGAGCAATCGGCTGCCGAGCGTGACACGCTTGTTGCGCGGCTAAAAAGCTACCGCGCCCGCGCGCTTGCCGGCGAAAATTTTGGCGAGCTTGCGCGGCAGTTCAGCCAGGACGACGACACCAAAGCGTTGGGCGGTGCGATTGGCCTAACCGTCCCCGACCAACTTCCCAACGACTTGAAAAAGGCGATTGAGACGATGAAGGAAGGGGAGATCACCGAGCCGCTTCCGGTGAAGTTATCGCCAACCGAAGGGGGCTATCACATCGTCCGGTTTGTTCGCCGCGTGCCGGCCCACGCCGCCGACCCCGTGCAGGACCGCAGCGTGCTGGAGCCGCTGGCCCTGAAATACAAGCAGGGGAGGGAGATGGAGAAATGGATAGAGGAGCTGCGGGAGGAGATTTACTGGGATATCAAAGCCACAGAGTTTCAGTGA